GCGCAGGGCCGTGTACATCCCGACGTAGCCGCCACCGACAACGAGAATGCGCGCACGTTCCTTCACCATCCCATGACGCACCCGCCGCTTGCGTTTGTCCACAGCCTCGACGAATTGTGTGACCGGAGCGGGAGAGCGCGCGGAGTTGGCCGGATTAGCGGGCTGCGGTGAAGACGCGCAGGTCAGCGGGGGTGGTGTGGGGGGCGCACGGGGGCACATTCAGGACGTATACGGCCCGTACTCCGATCGGTGGTCGCTCCGTGCGGAACCTGCCCCTTCTGAATTGACTCCCTCTCAACTATGTTCGTGTGTCGACGGGGTGTAGGGGGATGCGCTCACCGGGTCCGCGACGGGCGGACCCACGGACCCGAGCCTGTTCCCTCGTCCCGGCATCGAATGGCGGGGAGTGTCTCCGGGGGGAGACGTCATTACCGGGGGAATGCTTATGCATGTTCAGGACTCTCGTTGGTCGTCCGCATCCGCTCTCGCAGCGGGTGGCGCGACGATGAGCGCGGCGGGCAACGGGCGCGCGGACGGACCGCGGACGACGCCGCTGCGCGTGGACGCACAGCGCAATCTGGAGCACGTACTGCGTGCGGCGCGCGAGGTCTTCGGCGAGCTGGGGTACGGCGCGCCGATGGAGGACGTGGCGCGGCGCGCGCGGGTCGGTGTGGGCACGGTGTACCGGCGGTTCCCGAGCAAGGACGTCCTGGTGCGGCGGATAGCCGAGGAGGAGACCTCCCGGCTGACCGACCAGGCGCGTGCGGCGCTCGGCCAGGAGGACGAGCCGTGGTCGGCGCTGTCGCGCTTCCTGCGGACGTCGGTGGCCTCCGGCGCCGGGCGGCTGCTGCCGCCGCAGGTGCTGCGGGTCTCGGTCGGGGAGGACGGCTCCGGTGGCGCGCGGGTGCCGCAGCAGCGGACCCAGCCGGGGTCGGCGGAGCTGCGGCTGGTGCCGGAGCAGCCGGTGGCGGTGGCTTCGGTGCCGGCGGTCGCGGCGGAGGACGACGCGGGGGCGTCGGCGCTGCTCGAGGTCGTGGGCCAGCTCGTGGAGCGGGCCCGGGCGGCGGGTGAGCTGCGGGCGGACGTGTCGGTGTCGGACGTCCTGCTGGTGATCGCGACGGCCGCGCCCGCCCTGCCGGACGCGGCGCAGCAGGCGGCCGCTTCGGCCCGGCTGCTGGACATCCTGCTGGAGGGGCTGCGGTCGCGACCGGCGTGAGCTTCCGGGGCCCGGAGTGACCTTCCGGGCCCGGGAGTGACTTGCTGGTGCCGGCGTGACCTCTTGGCCTGGCGCGACCTTCTTGGATCTGGCGTGAGCTCCTGGGCCTGGTGTGACCTCCCGGGCCCCGGAGCAAAGGGGAAACCTTCCCCGAACGAGTGGCGGTTAGTACTGGCGTGCGGCGAGTCCCCACGGATGAGTGATGGTCCGAACTCCGAGGGCCTCACCAAAAGCCGCTGTGGCAGTCTGACCCGGTGGTTCGGACGGGTTGGGCGGCTGGCGGGGGCTTTCCGCGATGAGCGTTGACGGGCGGGACGAGTCGAGCGGCAGCGGGAGCGGTGACGCCGCGGCCGGCGGCCAGGTCCCGCCGCAGGTGCCGAGCCAGGGCGGTCGCGCGAGCGGCCCGCAGGGCGGGTACCCCGTCGACGGCTCGGTCCCGGCCCAGCGCGCGTGGCGCGAGGACAGCGTCCTGCCGCCACCGCGCGAGCTGCCGCCGTCCGACGCCGATCTCATCGACCGGATGCGCTCGGGCGACGACACGGCGTACGAGGAGCTGTACCGGCGCCACGCACTGGCCGTGCGCCGCTACGCCCGCACCTGCTGCCGTGACGCCCACACCGCGGAGGACCTGACCGCCGAGGTCTTCGCCCGCATGCTCCAGGCGGTGCGCGGCGGCTCCGGCCCGCAGCACGCCGTACGCGCGTACCTGCTCACCTCCGTCCGCCGTGTCGCCGCCTCCTGGACGAGGTCGGCGCGGCGGGAGCAGCTCGTCGACGACTTCGCGGTGTTCGCCACCCAGTCCGCGCGCGGCTCCCACGTGTCCGACGACGACACGCTCGAACTGGGCGCGGACGTGCGGGCGATGCACGAGGCCGAGCGGTCCATGGCCATGCGGGCCTTCCGGTCACTGCCCGAGCGGTGGCAGGCCGTGCTGTGGCACACCGAGGTCGAGGACGAGTCGCCCAGTGAGGTCGCCACGCTCTTCGGGCTGGACGCCAACGGCACGCGCGTGCTCGCCAGCCGGGCCCGCGAGGGCCTCAAGCAGGCCTACCTCCAGGCCCACGTCAGCGACACGCTCACCGGCGACGAGGCGTGCGCGCGCTATGCCGACCAGCTCGGTACGTACGCCCGGGGCCGGTTGCGCACGCGGGCCGAGCGGGGCTTGCGCAAGCACCTGGAGGAGTGCGCGCGGTGCCGGCTGGCCGCGAGCCAGATCGAGGAGGTGGCCGGGGGCATCCCGGCCGTCGTGCCGATCGCCGTCATCGGCTGGTTCGGTGCCGCCGGGTACGCCAAGGCGGCCGGTCTCATCGCCGGAGGCGCGGGCGCGGGGGCGGCCGGTGCCGCCGGAGCGGCCGCGGCGGCGGGCGGCGGCTCGTCGGGCGGGGCAGCGGCGGCGGGCGGCGGCTCGTCCGGTGGGGCCGGTGGCGGTGGTGGTGCGGCGGCCTCCGAGGGCGTCGGCGCGCCGGTGAAGGCCGGAATCGCGGCCGGTGTGGTGGCCGTCGGCGTCGTGGCCGCGGTGGTCCTGGCCCTGACCGGCAGCGAGAAACCCGAGGAGGAGGCGAGGACCGCTCCGCCCTCCCCGACGTCGCCGGCGGTGCGACCCGGCGAGCCCACGCCCACCCCCTCCGAGCGGGAACCCGGACCACGCCCACCGGCCCTCGTGCCCGCACGGGCCGAGACGCCCGCGCCGACCCCGTCCTCCAGGACCACCCCGGCTCCCCCGCCCACCGCGGCCCCCGCACCGGCACCCACCTCGCCGCCCGCACCCCCGAAGCCCAGGCCGACACCGCCTCCGGCGCCCGGCCCCAAGCCGACGCCCACGCCCACCCCGACCGAGGCCCCACCGCCCCCGGCCGTCTACCAGTTGAGCGAACTGTCCTACGACGTCAGCGGCGACGGCACAAAGCCCGAAATCCGGATCGGCGCGAGCAGCTGGGTCTGGCAGCGGTACGGCATGTCGGTCGCCGACCGGCGGTACGCGCACGGCGTCACCGTGCACGGCAGCTCCTCCGTCACCATCGACCTCAACCGCTCCTGCTCCTCTTACGACGCGTTCGTCGGCGTGGACGACATGACGCTGGGGCTGGGCAAGGTGTACTTCTCCGTCTACGCGGACGGGGCCCGCCTCTGGCGGTCCGGGCTCGTCGAGGGCGGTGACCCGGCCGTCCCCGTCCATGTGAACCTCACCGGCCGCAGCACCGTACGCCTCGTGGTGGAGCCGCACAGCACCCTGGACACCCTGATGACGGCCGACTGGGCGGAGTCCAAGTTCACCTGCGGCTAGCCGTGGACGCGCGCTGCGCCTCGGTCAGTTCGCGCCGGACGTCGTCCGATGTGAGAGCGGTGCCCCGGGCGCGCTCCGCGTCGCACCGGGCGGCGCCCAGGGCGGCGCGGGCCTCGGCGTCGATCCGCTCCGCCTGGGCTTGCTCCGGCATGGGGCGCGGGCGGCCGGACCGCCAGTGGTCGGCGGCGCCGAGCAGCCGTGCCGCGCGCGGGAAGTCGCCGAGGGCGGCCAGCAGCCCCGCCCCGCCGTCCGCGACCGTGGCCCGGATCGTGTCCGAGCACCGCTTGTCGACGGCTTCCCGGAGGGCTCCGGTCAGTTTGGGCAGGGCTGTCTCCGGGCCCGCCTCGGTCGCCGTGATCACGGCGTCGACCAGCTGCAGCATCACCATGAACTGCGGGGGCGGTGTGCCGCGCCCGGTCTCCGCGCGCGCTGCCTCGCACAGGTCGCGCGCCCGGGCCGTGTGCCCCTCCTCGGACGCCATCTGGGCGCTCAGCAGCAGGACGAACGCCTTGGAGTCCGCCACGCCGTACCGGTCGGACGCGGCGCTCGCCTCGTCCAGCGCCGCCAGTGCGGCCGGCCGGTCACCCGCCCGGTAGGCGATCTCGGCGAGCCGGGCGATCAGGAACGGCGACTCGGCGTACGCGCCCACCTCGTAGGCGAGCCGCAGCGCCTCCTCGTACTCGCCTTTGGCCTCCTCGAAACCGTTGCGCGCCATGGCCGCCTCGCCGGCCGCGCTGCACACCTGGGCCCGCAGCCAGCGATCCCCGACGCGGCGGCTGAGGATCCGCAGCTCCGCCAGGTCGTCGTCGACGCCGGCCAGGTCGCCGGGCGCGTCGACGACCATGTGGGTGCGGAACATCAGGGCGACGGCGGTCTCCCAGTCCCCGCCGTGGGCGCGGCAGTTGGCGACGGCCGAGTCCATGACGGCCCGGAGGTCGCCGTGCTCGGCCTGCTCACCCTGCTCGCCCTGGCCGGCCGCGAAGCTCCAGATCATGGGCCAGATGAGCCCCGGGAATCGGGCAGCCCGGGGTCCGCCCTCCGCGAAGAGCGTCCACACCCGCTCCACGTACGGCCGCCGCTGCTCCATGAACTCCTGCAGGGGCCCCGCTTCGGCCAGGAAGAACAGATGCTGCATGCGCAGATCCATCCGCAGGGAGTGCAGCGGATGCCCCGCCTCCCCGTCCGGCGCGGCGAGGAAATGGTCGACGGGGTCGGGCGGGCACGGCTCTCCCCCCGACGTCAGGCGGACGCCGGTGTCGAGAGCCGCTCCCAGGCGCAGGATCCGCTCCAGCCACTCCACTCCCTCGTGCCGGTAGTTGCGCATCCACCAGAACCAGCCCATGGCCAGGGCGACGGCACCGGCCTCCGCCTCGTCCCCGGCGGTGAGGGCCCGGTCGAGGGCGGCGCGGATGTTGTCCAGCTCGGTCTCCAGGCGGGAGATCCAGGGCAGTTGCCCGGCGGAACGCAGCTGCGGTGCGGCCCGCTCGACCAGCACGCGCACCCACGCGCGGTGCCGCAGCTCGGCCCCGGCGCGCAGGGGCGGAACCTCGGCGGCGCGCTCGACGGCGTACTCGTGGATCGTCTCCAGCATGCGGTAGCGCATGCCGCCGGAGCCGTCCCGCGCGCAGGGGGCCGCCACGACCAGGGACTTGTCGACGAGCGCCCCGAGCAGCTCGGCGGCGGGCCCGCCGCACACCGCCTCGGCCGCCGCGAGGTCCCAGCCGCCCGCGAACACCGACATCTCGCACAGCACTCTGCGCTCGGCCTCGTCGAGCAGGTCCCACGACCAGTCGACGACGGCGCGCAGGGTCTGCTGGCGGGGCAGGACCGTACGGCTCCCGGAGGTGAGGAGGCGGAAGCGGTCGTCGAGCCGGTCGGCGATCTGCCGGGGCGTGAGGAGCCGGAGCCGGGCGGCCGCCAGCTCGATGGCGAGCGGCAGGCCGTCCAGCCGGCGGCAGATCTCCGCGACCGCCTGCTCGTCGCCGAGCACGGCGTCCGCGTCGGGGCGGACGGCGGCGGCGCGCTCCGCGAACAGCCGGCGGGCGTGGTCCGGCCGCAGCGGCTCGACCGGCCGCACCACCTCCCCGGGCACGCCCAGGGGTTCCCTGCTGGTGGCGAGGATCGTCAGGCCCGGGCAGCGGGTCAGCAGGGTCTCGGCGAGGTGGGCGGCGGCGCCGATGACATGCTCGCAGTTGTCAAGGATCAGCAGTTGGCTGCGCGGGGCGCAGTACTCCACGAGCAGGGCGACGGGGTCGTCCTGCACGGCCGTGAGCTCGCTGGTCAACAGCACGGTCTCGCGCAGACCGAGCGCGCTGACCACCGCGCCCGGCACCGCCTCCGGCCGGTCGAGCGGGGCGAGCTCGGCCAGCCACGCCTGCGGAAGCCCGGCGGCTGCCTCCTCGGCGAGACGGGTCTTGCCAGAGCCGCCCGGTCCGGTGAGGGTGACGAGACGGGCCCTGTGCAGATCGGAACGGATGGCGTCGATCTCGGGTTCCCGGCCGACGAAAGAGGTCAGCCGGGGACGGAGGTTGCCGGTGCGCTCGGGCGGAGCGGACGCGGGTCTCTCCTCCCGCGCGGCCGAACCGAGCAGTTCGGCGTGGAGGGCGCGCAGTTCGGGCCCCGGGTCGGTGCCGAGGCCCTCGGCGAGGGCGCGGCGGGCGGACTCGTACGCGGCGAGGGCGTCGGCCGCGCGGCCGGATTCGCGCAGGGCGCGCACCAGGAGGGCGTGCAGCGGTTCGTCGTAGGGGTGGACGGCGGTCAGTTCCCGCAGTTCCGGTACGACGTCCGGCGCGCGGCCGAGCCGCAGGCGGGCCTCGGCCCGGGCCCGGGTCGCCTCCAGCCGGGTCGCCTCCGGGCGGGTGGCGGCGGAGCGGTCGGGGAGGTCGGCGAGGGCGGGGCCGCGCCACAGGGCGAGGGCGGCGTCGAGGTGCCGTCCCGCCCGGGCGGGGTCGCCGTCGGCGAGGGCGCCGGTGCCCTGCCGGACGAGCCGTTCGAAGACGAAGAGGTCGATGTCCTCCTGAGTGGCCGCGAGTCGGTAGCCGCCGGTCTCGGAGACCACGGCATCCTTCCCGAGGGCCCGCCGGAGCCGGCCGACCAGGGCCTGGAGGGCGGCGGGGGCGTCCTGGGGCGGGTCGTCGGCCCAGACCTCGTCGATCAGGGTCGTGGGAGTGGTGAGCCGGGACGGGCGCAGGGCGAGGGCGGTCAGCAGGGCGCGGAGGCGGGGGCCGCCGAGGGGTACGGCGTCGCCGTGCTCGTCGCGTGCCTCGGTGATGCCCAGGATTCTGTACCGCACGGGGTCATTGTGTCCGGGGTGGGGGCGAGGCTCGGAGGGTTTTCGGTGCGGGGCGTTTCCGCGGGCGGTTGCGAAGGGGCCCGGTGCGGGTTCGGTGCCCGGCGTTGTGCTTGAGGCCGGGTGGGTCCGCAGCCCGGCGCAGCGGGGTGCCTCCCCCAAGCTCTCGGCTTCGCTCGAGCAGGGGGGACCCCCACGCCCACCCGTGCCACCCTTAGCGGCACGATCGCCCGCAGCTGAAGCGGACCGGTGGCCCGCCCCCGCGCGCCCGCAGCCGCCGTCGTACGCAAGGGGGCGTGTCGGGGGGTCCCCCCGCAGCGGTTGGCGCGTCAACGCCAGTCAGTCGGCAGGCAAGTCGATCGCGCCGTTCCGAGGACGGACACCCCCCGGCGCGGCCCCGACCCACAACCCGGCGGCAGGCGCACGCACGCGCACCCCCACTCCACCCGACCCACCACCCGGCGCAGGCGAAGACGCGCACCCCCACCGAAGCAGCCACGGGCCGCCGCAGGCACCCCGGCTCAACCGCCGGAGGCAGACGCCCCCAACGCCCCCCGCTGCGGGGCGATCCCCGCCGGTACCGCTCGCTGCCGGGCCGGCGTCCCGGTCCAGCACGTGCCGCGGCGGGCCAGCAGGCGGCGGAGCCACACTTCAAGGGAGACCAGGTCGGCGAGGCCGTCCAGAGGGAGGGGCTCGCCCGCCGCCGCGCCCCGCAGGGCCTTGCGGACCACCCGGGCCTCGACCAGCCCGGCCTCCGCCAGCAGCGGCGTGTCGAAGAGCGCGACCAGCGGGTCCGCCGCCACCCGCAGCCCCGTACGCGCCGCGGCCGCAGCCGTCGCCTGGGTCGGCGCGCCCCACCCCGTGGGCAACTCCCGCACCCCGGCCCCTTCCAGCACCGTCCGCAGGATCGCCGCCCGCGCCCCCGGCCGCACCCGCAACGCCTCGGGCAGTGCCCGGGCAGCCCGTACGACCTGGTTGTCGAGGAACGGCGCGTGCAGCCGCTGGAAGCGGACCTCCGCGGCCTGTTCCAGCACCCGCAGGTCCGCCGCGTGCCGCGCCAGCGTCGCCCGCGCGCGGAAGTCACCCGGCCGCTGCCCCGGGCCCACCAACTCCGACCGGTGCGTCGACGCCTGAAGGCGAACCGATACTTCGGCGAGCGCCTCACCGGTCAGCCAGCGCGCCGCCGGCCCGGGTCTGCCCCAGGTCAGCGCGGCGAGCGAGGCCTCCACCGCCCCGTCGGGCGCGTCGAGGCCACCGTCCGACCGGTGGTCGAGCAGCCGCTCGGCCAGGGACTCCAGCCCCGCCCGGTACGGCGTACGGGACAGCCGCCGAGCCGCCGCGTACACGCGCGCGGGGACCAGCACCGACCCGTCCGCCTTGGCCAGCGCGGCGACCGGCCGCAAGAGATGGCGCCGCTTGCGGTCCATCAGCAGGTCGGCCAGCCGCGCGGGATGGGCGTCCAGGACCTGACGCGCGCCGTACCCGGTGAAGTGGTCCGCGCTGCCGGCCGCCAGCCGCGCGCGGTGCCGGGCCGCCGACACCAGGGACGGCCCGGGCTCGTCGGTCAGCGGGACGTCCAGGTCGGTGTACGGCAGGGTCTCCTCGCCACCGGCCACGACCACGTGGTGCAGCCGCGGGTTCGCCGCCAGCGCCCCGGCCCGCTCCAGCTCGGCCTCGCGCCCCGCGACGGCGAGGTCGTTGAACGTGACGGCCAGCAGCCGCTCCCCCGCGCCCGTGCCGTGCCCCAGCACGGTGCCCGGCATCCCGGGCAGCCCCGCGGCCAGCAGCGCCAGTGTCCCGGAGGCCGGTCCGCCGGACAGGTCCGCCCCGATCCCCGGCACCGGCATCCCGCGCGCGGCCCGCCGCTCGGCGGGTCCCATGCCGGGCACGGGCCCGGGGTCGATGTCCGCCCCGGGAACGTGCCGCGGCGCGGACAGCCGCGTCCGTACCGCCTCCACGAGGGCGTCGCGCACGGCGTCGACCGCGCTGTCGGGATCGGCCGGCGGAGCGGCGACCGCCAGCGAGGCGACGGGCTCGTACCCGGCGACCTCCCGCGCCCCGGCGCGCAGGATGAGGGCATGCCCCGGCGGAATGCGCTTCACGCCGTCGTACGGCGTGGAGTCGTGGAGCGCGGCGGGCACGTCAGGGGCGGCCAGCAGCGCGGCGAGGTGCCCGAAGTCGAGGTTGGCCTCGATGAGGTCGGCCAGCGGCAGCGCGGCCGTCGCGTACGCCGTGCCGCCGGCCCAGGGTGTGTAGAACACCGGCCGCGCGCCCGCGAGATCACCGCAGACGGTGATCCTCCTGCCGACCTGCACGATCGCGGTGTAGCTCCCGGACCAGGCGGTCAGATGCCGAAGTGCCCCGCCGCGCGCGGCGAACAGGGCGACGCGCAGCTGCTCGTCGGTGGCGCCGCAGATGCCGAGGACGGCGATCCGGGTGCGGTCGTCGGCCGCGACGACGCGCACCTCGTCGGGGCGCCAGTCGCCGACGGCCCACAGCGGATCGGGGTCGCCCCACAGGAGTTGGGAACCCACCGGGTGCAGGGTCTCACCGTCGTGCCCGGTGGCCCCCGCCGAACCGGCAGCGACGGCTCCCGCGGCGGTGCTGCTCCATCCCACCAACCACCGCATCGCCGCCTCCACAGGCTGTGGACAACCAGTGCACCGTACGAACCGGTTCACCATGCTGCCATGAAGGAAGCGCTCCAGAGGGTGCCCGCGCCGCTTGCGCTCCGCCGAATGCGCCCCGGCGGAGCCGCCCACGCCGCCCGGAACGCCCCGAACTCCCGTACGCCACACGACGGGCGGGGCTCGACCGCCGCACGACGGGCGGGCTCGACGAGACGCAACGAGAGGCGGAGAGGAAGAGCGCGGAGAGGGACGACGACCGGCACGGACAGCCCGGTCGCGTGCCGGCACCGCTACGCGACCATCCGGCCACGAGACAAGCCCCGCCAGCGACACGTCACCAGTACGACTGCGACGCGAATGCGCCCCCTATATGCGCCCCAAACACGCCGGACGCGCCCTCAACGACCGTGGTCGGAGCCCTGATACCCCGCGAACGACGGGGTCGATTTTCGGCCAAATCGCCGATACGCGAGCAGCCTCGAACACGCTCCGTACAGGCTCGGTGCCGCGTCGCCCGGTCGCGTAGTCCGGGAGACGAGGCGCGCCTCCCGGACCGTTCCGCCGCCCGCGGGGATGGAGGCGGCGGTGTCCCCCAGCCCACTGGATCCAGTACAGCGGGCCGACCCACGCAAGGACCATGGAACCGCTCCCGCGATGGCCGGAGAAGAGCGCACGGACAGGCGCACGGCCACACAGTGGGAGCACGCCGCAACAGGCTGTATCTGAACCGCACTTCAGTGCGGACCACAATCCCGCCAACCGGAACAATGCCCCTTAACGCTTGGGATGCGGCGAACTACGCTGGGTTTACGAATGCCGCGTGGTTATGCCAGCGCGGCAGCCGTCTGTGTCGAGGGGTGGCGCATGTCCAGGGAGCAACGCGGGCCGAACGAAAAACTCGGCGCCGTTCTCGCCCTCGCGGGAATCAGCAACGCAGGCCTCGCGCGGCGCGTCAACGATCTTGGCGCTCAGCGAGGACTGACGCTTCGCTACGACAAGACGTCGGTGGCGCGCTGGGTGTCGAAGGGCATGGTGCCGCAGGGTGCGGCGCCGCACCTCATCGCCGCCGCCATCGGCCAGAAGCTCGGCCGCCCGGTGCCGCTCCACGAGATCGGCCTGGCGGACGCCGACCCCGCGCCCGAAGTCGGTCTCGCCTTCCCGCGGGACGTCGGCCAGGCGGTGAAGTCCGCGACGGAGCTGTACCGCCTCGACCTCGC
This genomic stretch from Streptomyces sp. Go-475 harbors:
- a CDS encoding asparagine synthase-related protein, giving the protein MRWLVGWSSTAAGAVAAGSAGATGHDGETLHPVGSQLLWGDPDPLWAVGDWRPDEVRVVAADDRTRIAVLGICGATDEQLRVALFAARGGALRHLTAWSGSYTAIVQVGRRITVCGDLAGARPVFYTPWAGGTAYATAALPLADLIEANLDFGHLAALLAAPDVPAALHDSTPYDGVKRIPPGHALILRAGAREVAGYEPVASLAVAAPPADPDSAVDAVRDALVEAVRTRLSAPRHVPGADIDPGPVPGMGPAERRAARGMPVPGIGADLSGGPASGTLALLAAGLPGMPGTVLGHGTGAGERLLAVTFNDLAVAGREAELERAGALAANPRLHHVVVAGGEETLPYTDLDVPLTDEPGPSLVSAARHRARLAAGSADHFTGYGARQVLDAHPARLADLLMDRKRRHLLRPVAALAKADGSVLVPARVYAAARRLSRTPYRAGLESLAERLLDHRSDGGLDAPDGAVEASLAALTWGRPGPAARWLTGEALAEVSVRLQASTHRSELVGPGQRPGDFRARATLARHAADLRVLEQAAEVRFQRLHAPFLDNQVVRAARALPEALRVRPGARAAILRTVLEGAGVRELPTGWGAPTQATAAAAARTGLRVAADPLVALFDTPLLAEAGLVEARVVRKALRGAAAGEPLPLDGLADLVSLEVWLRRLLARRGTCWTGTPARQRAVPAGIAPQRGALGASASGG
- a CDS encoding helix-turn-helix domain-containing protein; protein product: MHVQDSRWSSASALAAGGATMSAAGNGRADGPRTTPLRVDAQRNLEHVLRAAREVFGELGYGAPMEDVARRARVGVGTVYRRFPSKDVLVRRIAEEETSRLTDQARAALGQEDEPWSALSRFLRTSVASGAGRLLPPQVLRVSVGEDGSGGARVPQQRTQPGSAELRLVPEQPVAVASVPAVAAEDDAGASALLEVVGQLVERARAAGELRADVSVSDVLLVIATAAPALPDAAQQAAASARLLDILLEGLRSRPA
- a CDS encoding BTAD domain-containing putative transcriptional regulator, which gives rise to MRYRILGITEARDEHGDAVPLGGPRLRALLTALALRPSRLTTPTTLIDEVWADDPPQDAPAALQALVGRLRRALGKDAVVSETGGYRLAATQEDIDLFVFERLVRQGTGALADGDPARAGRHLDAALALWRGPALADLPDRSAATRPEATRLEATRARAEARLRLGRAPDVVPELRELTAVHPYDEPLHALLVRALRESGRAADALAAYESARRALAEGLGTDPGPELRALHAELLGSAAREERPASAPPERTGNLRPRLTSFVGREPEIDAIRSDLHRARLVTLTGPGGSGKTRLAEEAAAGLPQAWLAELAPLDRPEAVPGAVVSALGLRETVLLTSELTAVQDDPVALLVEYCAPRSQLLILDNCEHVIGAAAHLAETLLTRCPGLTILATSREPLGVPGEVVRPVEPLRPDHARRLFAERAAAVRPDADAVLGDEQAVAEICRRLDGLPLAIELAAARLRLLTPRQIADRLDDRFRLLTSGSRTVLPRQQTLRAVVDWSWDLLDEAERRVLCEMSVFAGGWDLAAAEAVCGGPAAELLGALVDKSLVVAAPCARDGSGGMRYRMLETIHEYAVERAAEVPPLRAGAELRHRAWVRVLVERAAPQLRSAGQLPWISRLETELDNIRAALDRALTAGDEAEAGAVALAMGWFWWMRNYRHEGVEWLERILRLGAALDTGVRLTSGGEPCPPDPVDHFLAAPDGEAGHPLHSLRMDLRMQHLFFLAEAGPLQEFMEQRRPYVERVWTLFAEGGPRAARFPGLIWPMIWSFAAGQGEQGEQAEHGDLRAVMDSAVANCRAHGGDWETAVALMFRTHMVVDAPGDLAGVDDDLAELRILSRRVGDRWLRAQVCSAAGEAAMARNGFEEAKGEYEEALRLAYEVGAYAESPFLIARLAEIAYRAGDRPAALAALDEASAASDRYGVADSKAFVLLLSAQMASEEGHTARARDLCEAARAETGRGTPPPQFMVMLQLVDAVITATEAGPETALPKLTGALREAVDKRCSDTIRATVADGGAGLLAALGDFPRAARLLGAADHWRSGRPRPMPEQAQAERIDAEARAALGAARCDAERARGTALTSDDVRRELTEAQRASTASRR
- a CDS encoding sigma-70 family RNA polymerase sigma factor is translated as MSVDGRDESSGSGSGDAAAGGQVPPQVPSQGGRASGPQGGYPVDGSVPAQRAWREDSVLPPPRELPPSDADLIDRMRSGDDTAYEELYRRHALAVRRYARTCCRDAHTAEDLTAEVFARMLQAVRGGSGPQHAVRAYLLTSVRRVAASWTRSARREQLVDDFAVFATQSARGSHVSDDDTLELGADVRAMHEAERSMAMRAFRSLPERWQAVLWHTEVEDESPSEVATLFGLDANGTRVLASRAREGLKQAYLQAHVSDTLTGDEACARYADQLGTYARGRLRTRAERGLRKHLEECARCRLAASQIEEVAGGIPAVVPIAVIGWFGAAGYAKAAGLIAGGAGAGAAGAAGAAAAAGGGSSGGAAAAGGGSSGGAGGGGGAAASEGVGAPVKAGIAAGVVAVGVVAAVVLALTGSEKPEEEARTAPPSPTSPAVRPGEPTPTPSEREPGPRPPALVPARAETPAPTPSSRTTPAPPPTAAPAPAPTSPPAPPKPRPTPPPAPGPKPTPTPTPTEAPPPPAVYQLSELSYDVSGDGTKPEIRIGASSWVWQRYGMSVADRRYAHGVTVHGSSSVTIDLNRSCSSYDAFVGVDDMTLGLGKVYFSVYADGARLWRSGLVEGGDPAVPVHVNLTGRSTVRLVVEPHSTLDTLMTADWAESKFTCG